From Patescibacteria group bacterium:
TCCGGAACACTATTTGCATCCCCTTTGGTCCGGTATTTTACCGTACCATTGTCGGTAGATAGTTCAACAATTCTATGAGTTATCTTTTCGTTGGGCTTTTCAATACTTTTATAAGTAATAATATCATTAACGTAATAATTATTTTCAGACTTCGTTATTATCAAACTACCCGTTTTGATTGCTGGTTCCATTGATCCAGACTGGACGGTTAAAAATCTGACACCCCCAATAGATAATTTTGCCAAAATCGCTGCGACTGCAAACAAAATTACGATTGCAAATACAATCCAAGTAATGATCTTCCAGTAATCTACCTTTTTTACATTAGTCATATTAATTTTTTTCTGCTTTAAAACCCAGTTAGGCCGCTTTCATAAAGCGGCCCTTAAGGTTTTTAAACCTACAGACTGCTTTGAGCATCCATAACTATATTGAATCCAGTTGCAAGACCTTGGACACTATCACCAGTTGCAAGCGGAAGAGTGACCTTGACCCAAATTCTTTGTGACCAACCAGCAGGCATTGGATTGAAAGCAAAAGCACTTGAGTTTATCCTATTTGCGGAACCAGTAATACCATCCAGGGAACCTGAATAAATTAAAGCACCCGATGAATCATTATTTCTCATCTCAACTGTTAGAGCATCATAAAGAGCGTTGTCCATTGTTGTATCTACGTGGACAAAATAATATGCTGGCAACGTCCCGATATTCATGACGTCCATATATTTATTTGTTGTATCACCAGGCTTCATGTTAGAAACCGAGAATGGTAGACCAGCCTCTTTGTTAATTTGTATTTTCAAAGTGCCTGTCGCAAACGAATTCCCATTAACTGACGCTTGGCTCGTAAACACTGCCGATGTTGCCCCAATTGCAAGGGCAGCAACAATTGCGATCACTGATAGACTTTTTACAATTCTTAACATAATAACTCCTTCTTTCATAATTTTGAAATTATTCATAAGGCATCGACCACCCCCAAAGTGGCCTTATGTTAAGCTAACATTAAAAACCAATGAGCACAAACATTCCAAATTGCAAAGACAATTTGTTTTTCATGAGCTAAATATATGCCCGGCAATATATACCTGTCAATAGTTGAGTTCAATTAAAAAAATATTTTATCCAAAGCCTATAATTAGGTGTTTTTATCGTCTTCTCGGTTCTGCCCAGATCAGCAACTTGATCCTCCGGGGTGTCTTTGGGTAACACAATCACTTTTTCCCCGGGTGCCATATAACCCAATTTTGCCCGCGCCTCCTTTTCTTTAAACGACTGGGTCTTGTAATATGCTATTTCCATTTGCAACATCTCAACATCTGATTGTAATTTCGCGACCCTTTGCCTTTCCCCTTCGACTTGTTTATTCGATTCATAATTTACCCAGATACTACGTCCTACGACGAACAAAAGGTATAAAATAAAAGCAAAAATCAGCAAATTGCTGAATGTCATCGGCAAAATTGATTCTATCCTGTCTTTGGTTCTGGCAAAAAAACCTTTCCGTTCCATAATATTATTATACAACAAAGTTTATCCAAGACTAAAAGAAGCTCCGTGTTCACGGAGCTTCTTTTTTGAATGCCTATGCGTAAATTACCATCTTCTGGATTTTTTATTATTTTTTGGCGCTACTTTTTTGGCTGAGTCTTTCTTTACTGGAGCCGCCACAATTTTCTTTTCTTTAACTACAGCCGTTGCCGCAGTTCCTTCGCTATCGCCGCCAAACCAGTAAAAATATCCGCCCGTGGCCGCACCAGCCAACAGAATCAAGATGAAGAGTATGATCCACGGGGTCCAGTTGATTTTATTATCTTCCGAATCATTACTGGTATCCTCAGCGGCTTTTATCTGCCCATTTTGGTCAAGATCGGATTGCTCTTCACCAGAAGGAGCCGCTGTAGCAGCTTGGGCTGTAGCAGGAGCTGTGAAAGAAACAGCCGTGGCATTACTGGTGGTTACACTTGGCCCAACGACCGGAACTGGTGCAGTTAATTTGACAGAAACAACTTCAGAGCTTGAGGTTTCAGTCGCGCTCTTAGCAACAACCTTGACGGAATAATCACCATAAGAAGCAACTGACACATTTTCCTTGTAAGCATTACCTTTATCATCAGCAGCAACCGAAATGGTTTTGGAAATAATTCCGTTCACATAAATTTCGTATGAAGTAACACCGCCACCGACCCCGTTGAAGGAAACATTTATACTCTTTCCATCACCCGGAGTAGCCGCAACAACAGGAGTAGGCAAATAGTCTACATGCGCATTAATTACATTCGAAATCGCCGACTCATTCCCAGCATTGTCGAAAGCTTTTACGTAATAGATAAAATCGCCATTACCTGGCATATCTGTATATTTCGCATCCGTAATCAATGCCAAGTTAAGAGAAACATCGGTTGGGCTTGGGACTTCAGTGCTTAAAATTCTATAAACATTGTACCCGGCAATGCCATTTGCGTCGGTCGAATCACTCCATGCAAGATCAACTTCATTCTTCACTACATTGCCGGCCAAATCCGTAATCGCTGTTGGAACCACGGTGTCGACGGTGAATGACGAAATTCCGGCCATTTTTGAATCCTTTTCGCCATCAGAAGCTATGACATACCAGTAATACTGGCCGTCGGATAATTTATGTGGATTTGTGCTCTGAAAACTTGTAGAAGTTAAGCCGGTTTTGTGAATCTTGGCGGCACTATCACCAACTTTATACACGAATAATTCATAAGTAATGGCGTCATTATCCGAATCCGTCGATGGTTGCCATACAAATTCTGGATTTTGGCTCTTAACATACGAGCTATCTGCCGGCGATGTCATCACGGGAGCAGTTGGGGCAGTATCTTCAGAAACAAATGTCACCTTGAAGTTCACAAA
This genomic window contains:
- a CDS encoding signal peptidase I, with translation MTNVKKVDYWKIITWIVFAIVILFAVAAILAKLSIGGVRFLTVQSGSMEPAIKTGSLIITKSENNYYVNDIITYKSIEKPNEKITHRIVELSTDNGTVKYRTKGDANSVPDEFYVLQDNVVGKVVLKVPYIGYPIGFSRTVPGLIIIIIVPATIIVYDEISKIKKEIADRKKAKKATVKTTKNKGE
- a CDS encoding TasA family protein produces the protein MLRIVKSLSVIAIVAALAIGATSAVFTSQASVNGNSFATGTLKIQINKEAGLPFSVSNMKPGDTTNKYMDVMNIGTLPAYYFVHVDTTMDNALYDALTVEMRNNDSSGALIYSGSLDGITGSANRINSSAFAFNPMPAGWSQRIWVKVTLPLATGDSVQGLATGFNIVMDAQSSL
- a CDS encoding septum formation initiator family protein, with product MERKGFFARTKDRIESILPMTFSNLLIFAFILYLLFVVGRSIWVNYESNKQVEGERQRVAKLQSDVEMLQMEIAYYKTQSFKEKEARAKLGYMAPGEKVIVLPKDTPEDQVADLGRTEKTIKTPNYRLWIKYFFN